From one Candidatus Thorarchaeota archaeon genomic stretch:
- a CDS encoding Ni/Fe hydrogenase subunit alpha, translating into MTDERTIRIDPVTRLEGHGSLTIKLGPNNEVKDVQFNVSSTRFFEKFLEGRPMEEAVRIAPRICGICPVPHHLASVKTVEDAWDVKPPSAAIKLRRLLIEAKQLSSHAIHFYALAAPDFVFGPFADPAVRNVAAVLKHLPGVATQAIKLMEFGQELCKTVGAKAIHPTTAIPGGMMSPITEEQRDHWLSKTDEMFENIQKTVDLAKTVVNDYLDVITKVAVTPTYYLGLVNDGELDIYDGLIRVMDPEGEIVEEFEPRNYDDYYGEHVPNHSYATHIYYKAAGYPEGIWRANSLARCNVADKMATPMAQEALEEMRELVGRPSHHTFAYHYARVIEMVQAAEWIKKLLEDPEIVSEDVKLADVEAKAGEGVGVVEAPRGTLLHNYVCDDDGIIEKANLIVATNNNIAGIEKSLMDAAKLIFEEEGHKGLELPDPMVET; encoded by the coding sequence ATGACTGACGAACGAACAATACGAATCGATCCTGTTACTAGGCTTGAAGGCCATGGATCATTGACAATCAAATTGGGACCGAACAACGAAGTCAAAGACGTACAGTTCAATGTTAGCAGCACCAGATTCTTTGAGAAGTTTCTCGAAGGGCGACCAATGGAAGAGGCTGTTCGAATCGCACCTCGAATATGTGGTATCTGTCCGGTACCCCATCATCTCGCTTCCGTGAAGACTGTAGAGGATGCGTGGGATGTTAAACCTCCGTCTGCTGCTATCAAACTCAGACGGCTTCTCATAGAAGCGAAGCAGCTGTCCTCACATGCCATTCATTTCTATGCACTTGCGGCACCTGACTTTGTCTTTGGGCCGTTTGCTGATCCAGCTGTTCGAAACGTTGCAGCGGTACTGAAGCATCTACCTGGTGTTGCGACACAGGCTATCAAGCTGATGGAATTCGGCCAGGAACTCTGCAAGACTGTTGGGGCAAAAGCTATTCATCCTACAACAGCAATTCCTGGTGGGATGATGAGCCCCATTACCGAGGAACAGCGAGACCACTGGCTTTCAAAAACTGATGAGATGTTCGAAAACATCCAGAAGACTGTAGACCTCGCCAAGACTGTTGTCAATGACTATCTGGATGTCATAACAAAGGTGGCTGTTACTCCGACCTATTACTTGGGTTTGGTCAATGATGGCGAACTCGACATCTATGACGGTTTGATTCGGGTTATGGATCCCGAAGGCGAAATCGTCGAAGAATTCGAACCAAGGAACTACGACGATTACTATGGTGAGCATGTTCCGAATCACTCCTATGCTACTCACATCTACTACAAAGCAGCTGGCTATCCTGAAGGCATATGGCGAGCTAACTCTCTTGCCCGATGCAACGTTGCTGACAAGATGGCCACACCAATGGCACAGGAAGCACTGGAGGAGATGCGTGAACTTGTTGGCCGGCCTTCGCATCACACCTTCGCCTATCATTATGCACGCGTTATAGAAATGGTGCAAGCAGCTGAATGGATTAAGAAACTACTTGAAGATCCAGAAATCGTTAGCGAGGATGTGAAGCTGGCTGATGTTGAAGCAAAAGCTGGAGAGGGTGTCGGTGTTGTTGAAGCACCCCGTGGAACACTTCTGCATAACTACGTCTGTGACGATGACGGAATCATTGAGAAGGCTAATCTCATAGTTGCTACCAACAACAACATTGCAGGCATTGAGAAATCTCTCATGGATGCAGCCAAGCTCATCTTCGAAGAAGAGGGCCACAAGGGACTTGAGCTGCCGGACCCGATGGTTGAAACCTAG
- a CDS encoding F420-nonreducing hydrogenase: MPDKVSVAMGQGSSCWGCFQSLVDIHMNLADVLPQLDIKFWAAVADFKHEHLEEYPDGSIDIGLYEGMARTEEDVHLLKVMRDKCKTLISFGSCSTFGGIPGMANFSDIEECYDVKFRNNKTVKDGEVPTENLPPITDVVKPNKDYVDFDIYLPGCPPTSDLILKTLTALLKGEDLELPPHTVCHYCDREKEDTPIPEVLRPYQGKADPDRCLLEQGYICLGSATWGLCEGQCVNKGAPCRGCFGPPPPIHDDQGAAGISMLGSYAPIEPEDILEQVKDPLGTFWRFSYPTSHLGSMRIKREEAKDQ, from the coding sequence ATGCCAGATAAAGTATCTGTAGCAATGGGTCAAGGGAGTTCCTGCTGGGGTTGTTTTCAGAGCTTAGTTGATATTCACATGAATCTAGCAGATGTTCTTCCACAGCTGGATATCAAATTCTGGGCCGCCGTGGCAGACTTCAAACATGAACACTTAGAAGAATATCCTGACGGCTCAATCGATATTGGTCTCTACGAAGGAATGGCTAGAACTGAGGAAGACGTTCATCTATTGAAAGTGATGAGAGATAAATGCAAGACCCTGATTTCATTCGGTTCATGTAGCACATTCGGTGGCATTCCTGGAATGGCCAATTTCTCGGACATAGAGGAATGCTACGACGTAAAATTCCGTAACAATAAGACTGTGAAGGATGGAGAAGTCCCTACGGAGAATCTCCCGCCGATAACAGATGTTGTAAAACCAAACAAGGATTACGTTGATTTTGATATCTACCTTCCTGGCTGTCCGCCCACTTCTGATTTGATATTGAAAACCCTCACTGCTCTCTTGAAGGGAGAGGATTTGGAATTGCCCCCGCACACAGTTTGCCACTATTGCGACAGGGAGAAGGAAGATACTCCAATACCAGAAGTATTGCGACCATACCAAGGGAAGGCAGACCCAGATAGATGTCTTCTGGAACAAGGATACATATGCTTGGGTTCTGCTACCTGGGGGCTCTGTGAAGGACAGTGCGTCAATAAGGGTGCGCCATGTAGAGGGTGTTTCGGACCTCCGCCACCGATTCACGATGATCAGGGGGCAGCGGGAATCTCTATGCTCGGAAGCTATGCACCCATTGAACCCGAAGATATTCTTGAACAAGTGAAGGATCCGCTGGGAACATTCTGGCGATTCTCCTATCCGACGAGCCATTTGGGAAGTATGAGAATCAAACGAGAGGAGGCGAAGGACCAATGA
- a CDS encoding CoB--CoM heterodisulfide reductase iron-sulfur subunit A family protein: MTTTDEPRIGVFVCHCGHNIAGVVDVEQVAENAGELPNVVYSTHEMFMCSDAGQRLIQDMIDEHNLNRVVVASCSPRMHETTFRRVCEEAGLNRYLFEQVNLREHVSWCHMNEPEKATEKAKDLVRMSVARAAKLESLPVKTVEVTPKTLVLGGGIAGLRAALDIADRGFEVVLVERNEELGGHVAEWSTLFPTMEKGKEVIEPLVERAKKHPKISVFTDSEVTAFEGYVGNFEAKIRNRSSGSEDTLEIGTAIVATGFDAFEPHGYFGYGESPDIITLAELERMKAEGELKRPSTGEPVKNVAFIGCVGSREPGKEGHEHCSRYCCTAVAKSASEIKETADEVVILYRDVRTYGKNHEEIHRQARSRHVIFSKFPTGENPEVEVKDGKVVLEWTDVLSDENLHFEPDILVLASAMLPPEGIEEVGNMFSLTRAPDGFFNPEHIKLAPLTTHTAGVMIAGAAQAAKNASEAVVDASGAAAKATALMAREKVEIESTVAHVLSDLCSSCHTCVSTCPYGAITMDETEDPPVASVTEAKCHGCGTCAASCPSDAIVMRHSTNDQIMSMVEAYLCPPVGGNEGVTQ, encoded by the coding sequence ATGACTACTACTGACGAACCACGGATTGGTGTCTTTGTTTGCCACTGCGGCCATAACATAGCAGGAGTGGTTGACGTTGAGCAAGTGGCGGAAAACGCCGGCGAACTACCCAACGTTGTTTACTCCACCCATGAGATGTTCATGTGCTCTGATGCTGGTCAAAGATTGATTCAAGATATGATAGATGAGCATAACCTCAACAGGGTTGTTGTAGCAAGCTGTTCCCCTCGGATGCATGAAACAACCTTCAGGCGAGTATGTGAAGAAGCAGGCCTGAATAGATATCTATTCGAACAGGTGAATCTGAGAGAGCATGTCTCTTGGTGTCATATGAATGAACCTGAAAAGGCTACTGAGAAAGCGAAAGATCTTGTTAGGATGTCCGTAGCTCGAGCAGCAAAGCTTGAGAGTCTACCAGTAAAGACAGTCGAGGTCACGCCCAAGACTTTGGTTCTTGGTGGCGGCATAGCAGGACTAAGAGCTGCACTGGACATAGCGGACCGAGGCTTCGAAGTTGTACTTGTTGAACGGAATGAAGAACTGGGTGGACACGTTGCTGAATGGTCAACTCTGTTTCCGACTATGGAGAAAGGAAAGGAAGTCATAGAGCCTCTGGTTGAGCGTGCAAAGAAACACCCGAAAATTAGTGTTTTCACAGATTCCGAGGTTACCGCCTTTGAGGGATATGTTGGTAATTTTGAAGCCAAGATTCGAAATAGAAGTAGCGGTTCGGAAGACACACTTGAGATTGGTACAGCAATAGTTGCGACCGGATTTGACGCCTTTGAACCTCATGGCTATTTTGGCTACGGAGAAAGCCCAGATATCATAACTCTTGCAGAGCTTGAGAGAATGAAAGCCGAAGGCGAGTTGAAACGTCCAAGCACCGGTGAACCGGTGAAGAATGTGGCTTTCATTGGTTGTGTTGGAAGTCGTGAACCTGGCAAGGAAGGGCATGAGCATTGTTCGCGGTATTGTTGTACTGCCGTTGCGAAATCAGCTAGTGAGATTAAAGAGACAGCAGATGAAGTTGTGATTCTTTATAGAGATGTCCGAACTTACGGTAAGAACCACGAAGAAATACACCGACAGGCTCGAAGTAGGCATGTGATATTCAGTAAGTTCCCAACGGGTGAGAATCCAGAGGTTGAAGTAAAAGACGGTAAGGTCGTACTTGAGTGGACTGACGTACTATCCGACGAGAACCTTCACTTTGAACCTGATATTCTGGTTCTGGCTTCAGCAATGCTACCACCTGAAGGCATTGAGGAAGTAGGAAACATGTTCAGCTTGACCCGTGCACCTGACGGATTCTTCAATCCTGAGCACATCAAGCTTGCACCACTAACTACACATACTGCGGGAGTAATGATTGCGGGAGCAGCACAGGCAGCAAAGAACGCTTCTGAGGCTGTTGTCGATGCCAGTGGTGCGGCTGCAAAGGCTACAGCGTTGATGGCTCGGGAGAAAGTGGAAATTGAATCCACTGTGGCGCATGTCCTTTCTGATCTTTGTTCTTCGTGTCACACTTGCGTTTCAACCTGCCCGTATGGAGCGATAACCATGGATGAAACCGAAGATCCGCCTGTTGCAAGTGTTACCGAGGCTAAATGTCATGGCTGCGGTACATGTGCTGCATCTTGCCCAAGTGATGCCATAGTCATGCGACATTCTACGAACGACCAAATCATGTCTATGGTCGAGGCGTATCTTTGTCCACCAGTCGGTGGCAACGAGGGTGTTACCCAATGA
- a CDS encoding CoB--CoM heterodisulfide reductase iron-sulfur subunit A family protein: protein MAVQKTEEIVDIASKPGNSVVVVGGGVAGMQAALDIADQGFHVYLVEESPSIGGKMASIDKTFPTLDCSACILTPKLSEVDRHPNINLLAYSEIEKVEGEQGDFDVIVLRKARYVDEDKCSACGECVSVCPIEVPSEFEQGIGFRKAIYRPFPQATPNSYTIDMENCIECGRCIKACERDAIDHEMKDQRLRINAGAIVIATGYDLFDVTRYPRLGYGKFQDVIHALEYERLINASGPTKGHLIRLSDGAVPESIGFIQCVGARDVNKGVPYCSRICCMYGIKNAVMAKEHHPETEVTVYFVDIRAFGKGFEEFYEMAKTRFGVNFVRGRVGEVYEDSESDGLVVRVEDTTTGTVLENKHDLVVLSPGVEPTSDLDKIAETLNMDLDETGYIGVPDTLTKPVDTKIAGIFVCGCAEGPKDIPDSVASGSAAAMRASIALNKKEE from the coding sequence ATGGCGGTACAGAAAACAGAAGAAATAGTCGATATTGCATCAAAACCCGGAAACAGTGTAGTGGTAGTTGGTGGCGGTGTTGCAGGAATGCAGGCGGCACTGGACATTGCTGATCAGGGTTTCCATGTTTATCTTGTTGAAGAAAGCCCATCCATCGGAGGAAAGATGGCTAGTATAGACAAAACCTTTCCTACACTGGACTGCTCTGCCTGCATATTGACACCAAAACTCAGTGAAGTTGACAGGCATCCAAACATCAATCTCTTGGCCTATTCCGAGATTGAGAAGGTGGAAGGGGAACAGGGTGATTTTGATGTCATCGTGTTGAGGAAAGCACGGTATGTTGATGAAGACAAGTGTTCAGCTTGTGGTGAATGTGTTTCTGTATGCCCAATCGAAGTGCCATCAGAATTCGAACAGGGAATCGGTTTTCGAAAGGCAATATATCGACCCTTCCCCCAAGCGACGCCCAACAGCTATACCATCGATATGGAAAACTGTATTGAGTGCGGTAGATGTATCAAAGCATGTGAGCGCGATGCCATTGATCACGAAATGAAGGACCAGCGATTGCGTATCAACGCTGGCGCCATTGTCATTGCGACAGGCTACGATCTGTTTGATGTAACTCGTTACCCTCGACTAGGTTATGGCAAATTCCAAGATGTCATTCATGCACTTGAGTATGAGCGGCTCATTAATGCATCAGGTCCTACGAAAGGACACTTGATTCGTCTGAGTGACGGCGCTGTACCAGAAAGCATCGGTTTCATACAGTGTGTTGGTGCCCGCGACGTGAACAAAGGCGTACCGTATTGCTCTCGTATTTGTTGTATGTATGGAATCAAAAACGCGGTTATGGCGAAGGAGCATCATCCCGAAACGGAAGTGACTGTCTATTTTGTAGACATCCGAGCCTTCGGAAAAGGCTTCGAAGAATTCTATGAAATGGCCAAAACCAGATTCGGTGTCAACTTTGTGAGAGGCAGAGTTGGTGAGGTCTATGAAGACAGCGAAAGTGATGGTTTAGTGGTCAGAGTGGAAGACACAACCACTGGGACAGTACTAGAAAACAAACATGATTTGGTTGTCTTGAGTCCCGGAGTTGAGCCCACTTCAGATCTTGACAAAATAGCAGAGACTCTCAATATGGATTTGGACGAAACCGGATATATTGGAGTTCCCGATACGCTTACGAAACCTGTTGACACAAAAATCGCAGGAATATTCGTATGTGGATGCGCGGAAGGGCCAAAGGATATTCCTGATTCAGTTGCATCAGGAAGTGCTGCTGCGATGCGGGCTAGTATCGCCTTGAACAAGAAGGAGGAGTGA
- a CDS encoding 4Fe-4S dicluster domain-containing protein, producing the protein MTDKERFVPTSDFVEELSKRPGGEGISKCVQCGICTASCMVANETDKYRPRKLIQKIILGKREEVLSSELPWLCMTCRMCEERCQEGVSIAEIFRAVRELAAEEGHIPDVFSDTVNLIAEDGWMLADSYTDFQEDDRLDLELDPNLGWNCEFSKKIKKRYIDGE; encoded by the coding sequence ATGACAGACAAAGAACGATTTGTCCCAACTTCCGACTTCGTTGAAGAGCTCTCGAAGCGGCCTGGGGGCGAAGGAATCTCGAAATGTGTTCAATGCGGCATTTGTACTGCAAGTTGCATGGTAGCCAATGAAACCGATAAGTATCGACCGAGGAAGCTTATTCAGAAAATAATTCTTGGAAAGCGAGAAGAGGTTCTCTCAAGTGAGTTGCCATGGTTGTGTATGACCTGCAGAATGTGTGAAGAACGATGCCAGGAAGGTGTAAGCATCGCCGAGATATTCCGGGCAGTACGCGAGTTAGCAGCTGAAGAAGGTCATATTCCTGATGTGTTCTCTGATACCGTGAATCTCATTGCAGAGGACGGATGGATGCTAGCGGATTCCTACACAGACTTCCAAGAGGACGATCGGCTCGATTTGGAGTTGGATCCAAATCTTGGATGGAACTGCGAATTTTCAAAGAAGATAAAGAAACGCTACATTGATGGAGAGTAA
- a CDS encoding hydrogenase iron-sulfur subunit — MTTAEAKQTQSDEGWEPRIVAFCCNWCSYAGADLAGTSRIQYPPNARIIRVNCTGRIDVEFILAALDMGADGVLVSGCHPGDCHYTSGNLKLRARWALMKKALEQAGVDPKRVRLQWASASEAQKFADGVTTMTEQVRELGPIERQWQ; from the coding sequence ATGACAACCGCTGAAGCAAAGCAAACTCAATCAGATGAAGGCTGGGAGCCACGAATTGTGGCTTTTTGCTGCAATTGGTGCTCCTATGCTGGTGCCGATCTTGCAGGAACCAGCCGCATTCAGTACCCACCTAACGCGAGAATCATCCGAGTGAATTGTACAGGCAGAATCGATGTGGAATTCATTTTGGCAGCTTTGGATATGGGCGCAGACGGAGTACTTGTGTCTGGATGTCATCCTGGCGATTGTCACTATACCAGCGGCAATCTAAAACTGAGAGCCAGATGGGCACTCATGAAGAAAGCTCTTGAGCAAGCTGGTGTGGATCCAAAGAGGGTAAGGCTGCAATGGGCTAGTGCTTCGGAGGCCCAGAAATTTGCAGATGGAGTAACTACAATGACCGAGCAGGTCCGTGAACTCGGGCCTATTGAGAGGCAATGGCAATGA